The Symphalangus syndactylus isolate Jambi chromosome 3, NHGRI_mSymSyn1-v2.1_pri, whole genome shotgun sequence genome has a segment encoding these proteins:
- the LOC129478482 gene encoding LOW QUALITY PROTEIN: keratin, type II cytoskeletal 8-like (The sequence of the model RefSeq protein was modified relative to this genomic sequence to represent the inferred CDS: inserted 1 base in 1 codon) encodes MNLTNNVEQRNQMQNLGQAGPISTPSGISTWLGLPALTPASITSIRVTQKSFKVSTSGPWAFSSXLSGPGVCISSLSCSRVGSSSFRGGLGGGYGGASGMGGITAIMVSQSLLSPLNLAMDPNIQAMCTQEKEQIKTLNNKFASFIDKVRFLEQQNKVLETKWSLLQQQKTARSNMDNMLEIYINNLRRQLETLGQKKLKLEAELGNMQGLGEDFKNKYEDEINKHTEMENEFVLIKKDVDEAYMNKVELESLLEGLTDKINFLRQLYEEEIRELQSQITDMSMVLSMDNSCSLDMDSIIPEVKVQYEAIDNCSRAEAESMYQIKYEEMQTLAGKHRDDLLRTKTEICEMNQNISRLQAETEGLKGQRASLEAAITDAEQRGELAVKDANAKLSELEAALQRAKQDMTGQLLEYQEPMNVRLTLDIEIATYRKLLEGEESRLESGMQNVSIHTKTTSSYAGGLSSAYGGLTSPGISYRLGSSFGSGSGSSSFSRTSSTRAVVVKKMETHDGKLESESSDVLSE; translated from the exons ATGAATCTTACAAACAATGTTGAGCAGAGGAACCAGATGCAAAAtctaggccaggcagg CCCCATCTCCACTCCTTCTGGAATCTCCACCTGGCTCGGCCTGCCTGCCTTGACTCCTGCCTCCATCACATCCATCAGAGTGACCCAGAAGTCCTTCAAAGTGTCCACCTCTGGCCCCTGGGCCTTCAGTA TGCTGAGTGGGCCTGGCGTCTGCATCAGCTCCTTGAGCTGCTCCCGAGTGGGGAGCAGCAGCTTTCGGGGTGGCCTGGGTGGAGGCTATGGTGGGGCGAGTGGCATGGGAGGCATCACCGCCATCATGGTCAGCCAGAGCCTGCTGAGCCCCCTTAACCTGGCGATGGACCCCAACATCCAGGCCATGTGCacccaggagaaggagcagaTCAAGACCCTCAACAACAAGTTTGCTTCCTTCATCGACAAGGTACGTTTCCTGGAGCAGCAGAACAAGGTGCTAGAGACCAAGTGGAGCCTCCTGCAGCAGCAGAAGACGGCTCGGAGCAACATGGACAACATGTTGGAGATCTACATCAACAACCTTAGGCGGCAGCTGGAGACTCTGGGCCAGAAGAAGCTGaagctggaggcagagcttggcaacatgcaggggctgggggaggactTCAAGAACAAGTATGAGGATGAGATCAATAAGCATACAGAGATGGAGAATGAATTTGTCCTCATCAAGAAGGATGTTGATGAAGCTTACATGAACAAGGTAGAGCTGGAGTCCCTCCTGGAAGGGCTGACTGACAAGATCAACTTCCTCAGGCAGCTGTATGAAGAGGAGATCCGGGAGCTGCAGTCCCAGATCACCGACATGTCTATGGTGCTGTCCATGGACAACAGCTGCTCTCTGGACATGGACAGCATCATCCCTGAGGTCAAGGTGCAGTACGAGGCAATTGACAACTGCAGCCGGGCTGAGGCTGAGAGCATGTACCAGATCAAGTATGAGGAGATGCAGACGCTGGCTGGGAAGCACAGGGATGACCTACTGCGCACAAAGACCGAGATCTGCGAGATGAATCAGAACATCAGCCGGCTCCAGGCTGAGACCGAGGGCCTCAAAGGCCAGAGGGCTTCCCTGGAGGCCGCCATCACAGATGCTGAGCAGCGTGGGGAGCTGGCTGTTAAGGATGCCAACGCCAAGCTGTCCGAGCTGGAGGCCGCCCTGCAGCGGGCCAAGCAGGACATGACGGGGCAGCTGCTTGAGTACCAGGAGCCAATGAACGTCAGGCTTACCCTGGACATCGAGATCGCCACCTACAGGAAGCTGCTGGAGGGCGAGGAGAGCCGGCTGGAGTCTGGGATGCAGAACGTGAGTATCCATACGAAGACCACCAGCAGCTATGCAGGTGGGCTGAGCTCGGCCTATGGGGGCCTCACAAGCCCCGGCATCAGCTACCGCCTGGGCTCCAGTTTTGGCTCTGGCTCGGGCTCCAGCTCCTTCAGCCGCACCAGCTCCACCAGGGCCGTGGTTGTGAAGAAGATGGAGACCCATGATGGCAAGCTGGAGTCCGAGTCCTCTGACGTCCTGTCCGAGTGA